A single window of Martelella sp. NC20 DNA harbors:
- a CDS encoding penicillin-binding protein 1A, which yields MIKFIGYLFGLACALFLVVAVGIGVYLGNVAKDLPDYEVLAQYTPPVTTRVYAGNGELMAEYAHERRLFLPIDAIPMRVRGAFLSAEDKNFYTHPGIDVSGLARAVVTNLKNVGTGRRPVGASTITQQVAKNFLLTSDQTYERKVKEAILSFRIEQAYSKDTILELYLNEVYYGRNAFGIADAALTYFDKPVSDLTVAESAYLAAVLKGPANYDPYRHPEAAIERRNWVISRMEENGYITAAEADLARAEPLGVVSGYQNQPVVGDEYFAEAVRRELKDEYGEEMLYEGGLSVRTSLDPQMQLYAQAALREGLIRYDEAAGYRGPIDQISTAEDWGPTLAKMSPLWDVRDWRIAVVLSVGAEGAKIGLRPALDAAGRVDDVRETGFIPTEDMKWAYRFLEKGKKNATSPEGVLTPGDVVYVQATGEGANYRLRQVPKVQGGLVAMDPDTGRVLAMVGGFAFSQSQFNRATQAMRQPGSSFKPFVYAAALDNGYTPASVVMDAPVEFVSGGELWKPQNYSGDFSGPQTLRTGIEKSKNLMTVRLANDLGMETVADYAERFGIYDHMDPVLAMSLGSGETTVMRLVSAYAVIANGGKQVNPTLIDRIQDRYGKTIFKHEERVCENCDSPVWNGQAEPILIDARQQVLDPMTSYQITSMMEGVVQRGTAAGAVKLDRPVAGKTGTTNDEKDAWFVGFTPNLVAGLYIGFDQPATLGRHGTGSGLAAPIFNDFMTDALKALPTENFIEPEGMTNIAVNRSTGMRASGSGPNVIMEAFKPGSGPAEAFDVIDMSSYKSPEQILRESPQAQKAISSGSSGLY from the coding sequence GTGATCAAGTTCATCGGTTATCTCTTCGGCCTCGCTTGCGCCCTTTTCCTCGTCGTTGCCGTTGGTATCGGCGTCTATCTCGGGAATGTCGCGAAGGACCTGCCGGATTACGAAGTGCTTGCGCAGTACACTCCGCCGGTGACCACCCGCGTCTATGCCGGCAATGGCGAACTGATGGCCGAATATGCCCATGAGCGCCGCCTGTTCCTGCCGATCGACGCCATCCCGATGCGGGTGCGCGGCGCCTTCCTTTCGGCGGAAGACAAGAACTTCTATACCCATCCCGGCATCGACGTCAGCGGTCTGGCGCGCGCGGTTGTCACCAACCTCAAGAATGTAGGCACCGGTCGCCGTCCCGTCGGCGCCTCGACCATTACCCAGCAGGTCGCCAAGAACTTCCTTCTGACCTCGGACCAGACCTATGAGCGCAAGGTCAAGGAAGCGATCCTGTCGTTCCGCATCGAGCAGGCCTATTCCAAGGATACGATCCTGGAGCTCTACCTGAACGAGGTCTATTACGGTCGCAACGCCTTCGGCATCGCCGATGCCGCGCTGACCTATTTCGACAAGCCGGTTTCGGACCTGACGGTCGCCGAAAGCGCCTATCTCGCCGCGGTCCTGAAGGGGCCGGCCAATTACGATCCCTATCGCCACCCCGAAGCGGCGATCGAGCGTCGCAACTGGGTGATCAGCCGTATGGAGGAAAACGGCTACATCACCGCAGCGGAGGCCGATCTGGCGCGGGCCGAACCGCTCGGCGTCGTTTCGGGCTACCAGAACCAGCCGGTCGTCGGCGACGAATATTTCGCCGAGGCCGTGCGCCGCGAGCTGAAGGACGAGTATGGCGAGGAGATGCTTTACGAAGGCGGCCTGTCGGTGCGCACCTCGCTCGACCCGCAGATGCAGCTTTATGCCCAGGCCGCCCTGCGCGAAGGTCTGATCCGCTATGACGAGGCCGCCGGCTATCGCGGGCCGATCGACCAGATATCGACCGCCGAGGACTGGGGGCCGACGCTTGCCAAGATGAGCCCGCTCTGGGACGTCCGCGACTGGCGGATCGCGGTGGTGCTCAGCGTCGGCGCTGAGGGCGCGAAGATCGGTCTGCGTCCCGCGCTCGATGCCGCCGGCCGGGTCGACGATGTGCGCGAGACCGGTTTCATTCCAACCGAGGATATGAAATGGGCCTATCGTTTCCTCGAAAAGGGCAAGAAGAACGCCACAAGTCCCGAAGGCGTGCTGACGCCGGGCGACGTCGTCTATGTCCAGGCGACGGGCGAGGGGGCTAATTATCGCCTTCGCCAGGTGCCGAAGGTGCAGGGCGGTCTGGTTGCCATGGACCCCGACACGGGGCGCGTGCTCGCCATGGTCGGCGGCTTCGCCTTCTCGCAGAGCCAGTTCAACCGCGCCACCCAGGCGATGCGCCAGCCGGGCTCCTCGTTCAAGCCGTTCGTCTATGCCGCGGCGCTTGACAATGGCTATACGCCGGCTTCCGTGGTCATGGATGCGCCGGTGGAATTCGTATCGGGCGGCGAATTGTGGAAGCCGCAGAACTATTCGGGCGACTTCTCCGGTCCGCAGACGCTTCGCACCGGCATCGAGAAATCCAAGAACCTGATGACGGTCCGCCTTGCCAACGATCTCGGCATGGAGACGGTCGCCGATTACGCCGAGCGTTTCGGCATCTACGACCATATGGACCCGGTGCTTGCGATGTCGCTCGGCTCCGGCGAGACCACGGTGATGCGGCTGGTTTCGGCCTATGCGGTGATCGCCAATGGCGGCAAACAGGTCAATCCGACGCTGATCGACCGGATCCAGGACCGTTACGGCAAGACCATCTTCAAGCACGAGGAACGCGTGTGCGAAAACTGTGACTCGCCGGTCTGGAACGGTCAGGCCGAGCCGATCCTGATCGACGCCCGCCAGCAGGTGCTGGACCCGATGACCTCCTACCAGATCACCTCGATGATGGAAGGCGTGGTGCAGCGCGGGACGGCGGCAGGCGCGGTCAAGCTCGACCGCCCGGTCGCCGGCAAGACCGGCACCACCAATGACGAGAAGGATGCCTGGTTCGTCGGCTTCACGCCCAATCTCGTGGCCGGCCTCTATATCGGTTTCGATCAGCCCGCAACGCTCGGCCGCCATGGCACCGGCAGCGGGCTTGCAGCCCCGATATTCAACGACTTCATGACCGACGCTCTGAAGGCGCTGCCGACGGAAAACTTCATCGAGCCGGAAGGCATGACCAATATCGCGGTCAACCGCTCCACCGGCATGCGTGCCTCCGGTTCCGGCCCCAATGTCATCATGGAGGCCTTCAAGCCCGGGTCCGGCCCGGCTGAAGCCTTCGACGTGATCGACATGAGCAGCTACAAGTCGCCGGAGCAGATCCTGCGCGAATCCCCGCAGGCGCAAAAGGCGATCTCCAGCGGTTCCAGCGGGCTCTATTGA
- a CDS encoding N-acetylmuramoyl-L-alanine amidase yields MRGRLQSFFVGNGATWVHRALVVALALLGALFSIGPAVASDDASAAPLIAYNALLVGDDARARLVVDFDRKPEFSYHYLKDPARLVITLPATAFGFSGDAVEARGLISDIRYGATGPGQSRIVLSAREPIQMTLAEVRDEGSAGFRLVIDLAIADSAVFEKLLAGQQETPAAAFARQDATAADEDDSFVVAIDAGHGGIDTGAIGEDTRTLEKDITLDFARAFAGKLQAVPGYDSYLTRDADIYLSLSKRVELARQHGADLFISLHADSLSQTDISGATVYTLSDRASDRLAAALAKRENLSNEIMGIEASVEPEEVTDILLDLTRRETQSFSISLADQVVASFEGRISLINNPHRYAGFMVLRAPDIPSILLEIGFLSNPEDEKRMLDPVWRDRLVDRLVDAVTRYRSPMISGMP; encoded by the coding sequence ATGAGGGGACGGCTGCAGAGCTTTTTCGTCGGAAACGGCGCGACCTGGGTTCATCGGGCGCTGGTTGTCGCGCTCGCGTTGTTGGGCGCGCTTTTCTCGATCGGGCCGGCGGTCGCGAGCGACGATGCCTCCGCCGCGCCGCTGATCGCCTATAACGCTTTGCTTGTCGGCGATGATGCGCGCGCCCGTCTGGTGGTGGATTTCGATCGGAAGCCCGAATTCAGCTATCATTACCTGAAGGACCCGGCGCGGCTGGTGATCACGCTGCCGGCCACCGCTTTCGGCTTTTCCGGCGATGCGGTCGAAGCGCGCGGGCTGATCAGCGATATCCGCTACGGCGCGACCGGTCCCGGCCAGTCGCGGATCGTGCTTTCGGCCCGCGAACCGATCCAGATGACGCTCGCGGAGGTGCGCGACGAGGGCAGCGCCGGCTTCCGCCTGGTCATCGATCTCGCGATTGCTGACAGCGCAGTCTTCGAAAAGCTTCTCGCCGGCCAGCAGGAAACGCCTGCCGCCGCCTTTGCCCGGCAGGACGCGACGGCTGCGGATGAGGACGACAGTTTCGTGGTTGCCATCGACGCCGGTCACGGCGGTATCGATACCGGCGCGATCGGCGAGGACACCCGGACGCTGGAAAAGGACATTACCCTCGATTTTGCCCGCGCCTTTGCCGGTAAGCTTCAGGCGGTGCCCGGTTACGACTCCTATCTGACCCGCGATGCGGATATCTATCTGTCGCTCTCCAAGCGCGTCGAGCTTGCCCGTCAGCATGGCGCGGATCTGTTCATTTCGCTGCATGCCGATTCGCTCAGTCAGACGGATATTTCCGGCGCCACCGTCTATACCCTCTCCGACCGCGCTTCCGACCGGCTGGCGGCGGCGCTGGCCAAGCGCGAGAACCTCTCCAACGAGATCATGGGGATCGAGGCCTCGGTCGAGCCGGAGGAGGTGACCGACATCCTGCTGGATCTGACGCGGCGTGAAACCCAGAGTTTTTCGATCTCGCTCGCAGACCAGGTGGTCGCCTCGTTCGAAGGCCGGATCAGCCTGATCAACAATCCTCACCGTTACGCCGGCTTCATGGTCCTGAGGGCGCCCGACATTCCGTCCATTCTGCTCGAGATCGGATTCCTGTCGAACCCGGAGGATGAAAAACGCATGCTCGATCCGGTCTGGCGCGACAGGCTCGTCGACAGGCTGGTCGATGCGGTGACGCGCTATCGCAGCCCGATGATTTCGGGCATGCCGTAG
- a CDS encoding Rne/Rng family ribonuclease, which translates to MADKMLIDASHEEETRVVVVRGNRIEEFDFESQHKKQLRGNIYLAKVTRVEPSLQAAFVDYGGNRHGFLAFSEIHPDYYQIPLADREALLREVASEDYGDDTDADTALSQPADASEKAASEGEGKPKPRTRRGRAKSGSAKSGTAKSDDAKSDSARSGDAKSEEKAEETADTASEANQKADPVEAVAAEVDAAAATEEEAPAKPKPRRRRKPAAKKEATASEDAAGAETPAAEAANTDASGDSAADDSASGDNASDDGKGPTHMAAEIDADTVSEDLDDDDDSVESVGAEDAMEEVPEYNHRRARKQYRIQEVIKRRQILLVQVAKEERGNKGAALTTYLSLAGRYSVLMPNTARGGGISRKITNPADRKRLKDVAKDLEVPQGMGVILRTAGANRTKAEVKRDFEYLMRLWENVRTKTLTSTAPCLVYEEGSLIKRSIRDLYNKDISEVIVSGEDGYREAKDFMKMLMPSHAKVVQRYRDVHPIFSRSGIEAQLDRMLQPQVTLKSGGYLIINQTEALVAVDVNSGRSTREHSIEDTALQTNLEAAEEVARQLRLRDLAGLVVIDFIDMEEKRNNRSVEKKLKDCLKHDRARIQVGRISHFGLLEMSRQRIRASVLESTTQVCSHCGGTGHVLSQSSVALHVLRGVEEYLLKNTTHNITVRTTPEIALYLLNQKRNTIVDYEARFGVEIIVKADSALTTSHFEIDRGEPVESPVKIETLLDFPDEPEEDIIEEVDEIDEADEPENDAKPEASAEDDNGRSRRKRRRRRGGRNGQQNDEGDNEQTAQAADDDDQSSDGDSDDGDQGSDKPRRKRRRGKRGGRRNRAEENGQQTADENDVNPASTAENQSDAEADNSAPVAQDAPSETVASDSASDDAPVAEAEQKPDDQPSDNTEDEAMAEIEGRKPRRRRRTKRADSEAPAEQASAETATEAVEQSPSEPVAEGEAEEEATVEAVADLDDEAAAAPAVEETVAPVAEEAPKRANRASNVTHSAPVVTSDGTKAENDDDDAKPKRGWWQRRGFF; encoded by the coding sequence ATGGCAGATAAAATGCTTATCGACGCGTCTCACGAAGAAGAGACACGCGTCGTCGTCGTTCGCGGAAATCGTATAGAGGAGTTCGATTTCGAATCGCAGCACAAGAAACAGCTGCGCGGCAATATTTACCTTGCAAAGGTCACGCGGGTGGAGCCCTCTCTCCAGGCCGCCTTTGTCGACTATGGCGGTAACCGCCACGGCTTCCTGGCCTTTTCCGAAATTCACCCCGATTACTACCAGATCCCGCTCGCCGATCGCGAAGCGCTGCTGAGAGAAGTCGCCAGCGAAGACTATGGCGATGACACTGACGCCGACACCGCGCTGTCGCAGCCGGCGGACGCCTCCGAAAAGGCGGCATCCGAGGGTGAAGGCAAGCCGAAGCCGCGCACCCGCCGCGGTCGCGCGAAGTCCGGCAGCGCCAAATCCGGCACTGCCAAGTCTGACGATGCCAAGTCTGACAGCGCCCGGTCCGGCGATGCCAAATCCGAGGAAAAGGCGGAAGAGACCGCCGATACAGCAAGCGAAGCCAATCAAAAGGCCGATCCGGTGGAAGCCGTAGCGGCAGAGGTTGACGCCGCAGCCGCGACGGAAGAAGAGGCGCCCGCGAAGCCGAAGCCCCGCCGGCGCCGCAAGCCCGCCGCCAAGAAAGAGGCGACGGCAAGCGAGGACGCCGCAGGCGCCGAAACCCCGGCGGCCGAGGCCGCGAATACCGATGCTTCCGGCGACAGTGCCGCCGATGACAGCGCCTCTGGCGACAATGCCTCCGATGACGGCAAGGGTCCGACGCACATGGCGGCCGAGATCGACGCCGACACGGTTTCCGAAGACCTCGACGATGACGACGACAGCGTCGAATCGGTCGGGGCCGAGGACGCGATGGAGGAAGTGCCCGAATACAACCATCGCAGGGCCCGCAAGCAGTACCGCATCCAGGAAGTGATCAAGCGCCGCCAGATTCTTCTGGTGCAGGTGGCCAAGGAAGAACGCGGCAACAAGGGCGCGGCGCTCACCACCTACCTGTCGCTCGCCGGCCGTTATTCGGTGCTGATGCCGAACACCGCGCGCGGCGGCGGCATTTCCCGCAAGATCACCAATCCGGCCGACCGCAAGCGCCTGAAGGATGTCGCCAAGGATCTCGAAGTGCCGCAGGGCATGGGCGTTATCCTGCGCACCGCCGGCGCCAACCGCACCAAGGCCGAGGTCAAGCGCGACTTCGAATACCTGATGCGGCTTTGGGAAAATGTCCGCACCAAGACGCTGACATCGACGGCCCCCTGCCTGGTCTACGAGGAAGGCAGCCTGATCAAGCGCTCGATCCGCGATCTCTACAACAAGGATATCAGCGAAGTCATCGTTTCCGGCGAGGACGGCTATCGTGAAGCCAAGGACTTCATGAAGATGCTGATGCCGAGCCACGCCAAGGTGGTGCAGCGCTATCGCGACGTGCATCCGATCTTTTCGCGCTCCGGCATCGAAGCCCAGCTCGACCGCATGCTGCAGCCGCAGGTGACGCTGAAATCCGGCGGCTACCTGATCATCAACCAGACCGAGGCGCTGGTCGCCGTCGACGTCAACTCGGGCCGCTCCACCCGCGAGCATTCGATCGAGGACACCGCGCTCCAGACCAATCTGGAGGCCGCGGAGGAAGTGGCGCGCCAGCTTCGCCTGCGCGACCTTGCCGGCCTCGTCGTGATCGACTTCATCGACATGGAGGAAAAGCGCAATAACCGCTCCGTCGAAAAGAAATTGAAAGATTGCCTGAAGCACGACCGGGCCCGGATCCAGGTCGGGCGGATTTCGCATTTCGGCCTTCTGGAAATGTCGCGCCAGCGCATCCGCGCCTCGGTGCTGGAATCCACGACCCAGGTCTGCAGCCATTGCGGCGGCACCGGCCACGTGCTTTCACAGTCTTCGGTCGCGCTCCACGTGCTGCGCGGGGTCGAGGAATACCTGCTGAAAAATACCACGCACAACATCACGGTGCGGACCACGCCCGAGATCGCGCTCTACCTGCTCAACCAGAAGCGCAACACGATTGTGGACTACGAAGCCCGCTTCGGCGTCGAGATCATCGTCAAGGCCGACTCCGCGCTCACGACCAGCCATTTCGAGATCGACCGCGGCGAGCCTGTTGAAAGCCCCGTCAAGATCGAGACCCTGCTCGACTTCCCCGATGAGCCCGAAGAGGACATCATCGAAGAGGTCGATGAGATCGATGAGGCTGACGAGCCCGAAAACGACGCCAAGCCCGAGGCAAGCGCCGAAGACGATAATGGCCGCTCGCGCCGCAAGCGCCGCCGCCGCCGTGGTGGGCGGAATGGCCAGCAGAACGATGAGGGCGACAACGAACAGACCGCGCAGGCGGCCGACGATGACGACCAGTCATCGGATGGCGACAGCGACGATGGCGACCAGGGCTCCGACAAGCCGCGCCGTAAACGTCGTCGCGGCAAGCGTGGCGGCCGTCGCAATCGCGCCGAGGAAAACGGGCAGCAGACGGCGGACGAAAACGATGTCAATCCCGCGAGCACGGCTGAGAACCAGTCTGATGCCGAAGCGGATAACAGCGCCCCGGTCGCTCAGGACGCTCCTTCTGAAACCGTAGCCTCCGATAGCGCATCGGATGATGCGCCGGTTGCCGAGGCCGAGCAGAAGCCAGACGATCAGCCGTCCGATAACACCGAGGACGAGGCGATGGCCGAAATCGAAGGCCGCAAGCCGCGCCGTCGCCGTCGGACCAAACGCGCGGACAGCGAAGCGCCGGCCGAGCAGGCAAGCGCGGAAACGGCCACGGAAGCCGTCGAGCAATCCCCTTCCGAGCCGGTCGCCGAAGGCGAAGCCGAGGAAGAGGCGACTGTCGAAGCGGTCGCGGATCTCGACGACGAAGCGGCGGCGGCACCGGCCGTGGAAGAGACAGTTGCACCGGTCGCGGAAGAGGCGCCGAAGCGCGCCAACCGCGCCTCCAACGTCACCCATTCCGCCCCCGTCGTCACCTCCGATGGCACCAAGGCGGAGAATGACGACGACGATGCCAAGCCGAAGCGCGGCTGGTGGCAGCGCCGCGGCTTCTTCTGA
- a CDS encoding pyridoxal phosphate-dependent aminotransferase, producing MPSKRSDIDSFLAMDILAEANRLKKAGRPVISMAVGQPSHPAPDTALVAARAALEHGHLGYTDAFGRESLRVAIAEDYRARMGINIDPARIAVTTGSSAGFNLAFLALFDAGDAVAIARPGYPAYRNILKALDLKVVEVDANAEHDFTLTPEALAAAEKLHGVSLAGVLLASPANPTGTVTGRAALKRLADWCHSRGVAFISDEIYHGLVFSGEEASALSFTDEAVVINSFSKYYCMTGWRIGWMVLPQKLVRVFEQLTQNIYICAPDLSQIAAEAALSARRQLDGYRDIYRANRDFLNKALPAIGLPVASPMDGAFYAYVDVSRYTNDSLAFARKILHEANVAVTPGVDFDPESGGRYLRLSYAGTEAEIIEAAERIGNWLPAR from the coding sequence ATGCCGTCGAAGCGCAGCGACATCGATTCATTCCTGGCCATGGATATTCTGGCGGAGGCGAACCGGTTGAAGAAGGCCGGCCGGCCGGTGATTTCCATGGCGGTCGGCCAGCCCTCGCATCCGGCCCCCGACACAGCGCTCGTGGCGGCGCGCGCGGCGCTGGAGCATGGCCATCTCGGCTATACCGACGCCTTCGGCCGCGAGAGCCTGCGGGTGGCGATCGCAGAGGATTATCGCGCGCGCATGGGCATCAATATCGATCCGGCGCGGATCGCCGTCACCACCGGCTCGTCCGCCGGTTTCAACCTTGCATTCCTGGCATTGTTCGATGCGGGCGATGCAGTCGCGATCGCCAGGCCCGGCTATCCCGCCTATCGCAACATCCTGAAGGCGCTCGATCTCAAGGTCGTCGAGGTGGACGCCAATGCCGAGCACGACTTCACGCTGACGCCCGAGGCGCTGGCGGCGGCGGAGAAGCTCCACGGCGTCTCGCTTGCCGGCGTGCTGCTTGCAAGCCCGGCGAACCCGACCGGAACGGTCACCGGCCGGGCGGCGCTGAAGCGGCTGGCCGACTGGTGCCATAGCCGGGGCGTCGCCTTCATTTCCGACGAGATCTATCACGGGCTGGTGTTTTCGGGCGAGGAGGCGAGCGCGCTGTCGTTCACCGACGAGGCGGTGGTGATCAACTCCTTCTCGAAATATTATTGCATGACCGGTTGGCGGATCGGCTGGATGGTGCTGCCTCAAAAGCTGGTGCGGGTGTTCGAGCAACTGACGCAGAACATCTACATCTGCGCACCCGATCTTTCCCAGATTGCCGCCGAGGCGGCCCTTTCGGCGCGTCGGCAGCTCGATGGATACCGCGATATCTACCGCGCCAATCGCGATTTTCTGAACAAGGCGCTGCCAGCGATCGGCCTTCCTGTCGCCTCGCCGATGGACGGCGCGTTTTACGCCTATGTCGACGTCTCGCGCTACACCAATGACAGTCTCGCCTTCGCCCGGAAAATTCTGCACGAGGCCAATGTCGCCGTCACCCCCGGCGTCGATTTCGACCCGGAAAGCGGCGGGCGGTATCTGCGGCTTTCCTATGCGGGAACCGAGGCCGAGATCATCGAGGCCGCCGAACGGATCGGCAACTGGCTTCCGGCGAGATAG
- a CDS encoding DsbA family protein encodes MSSKGLTLAVTAIFATAIASAAATTAAIYHFAPPQPAETASAPAPADFDQRVHAYLVNNPEVLLDVQVALQQKQVDEQQAQASEVIAQNQDKLYLPAYDGVMGNPDGDITVVEFFDYNCGYCRRALSDMDDIIANNDDVRFVLKEIPVLGPESEAAQRISYAFFKAAPDKYEDFHRALMGSGSRATEATARAVAASLGVDDLAIDKAIADYPAEEALQEHFGLAGALGVSGTPSYIVGDVMLPGAVGADRIQETIDNIRACGKGVCS; translated from the coding sequence ATGTCTTCAAAGGGACTGACACTGGCGGTGACCGCTATTTTTGCGACGGCGATCGCATCCGCGGCTGCCACGACGGCTGCGATCTACCATTTCGCGCCGCCCCAGCCTGCCGAAACGGCATCGGCGCCGGCGCCGGCTGATTTCGACCAGCGCGTCCACGCCTATCTCGTCAACAACCCGGAAGTTCTGCTCGACGTGCAGGTGGCGCTTCAGCAAAAACAGGTCGATGAACAGCAGGCCCAGGCCTCCGAGGTGATCGCCCAAAATCAGGACAAGCTCTATCTGCCCGCCTATGACGGCGTCATGGGCAATCCGGACGGCGATATCACCGTCGTCGAGTTCTTCGATTACAATTGCGGCTATTGTCGCCGCGCGCTTTCCGACATGGATGATATCATCGCCAATAATGACGATGTCCGCTTCGTGCTGAAGGAAATTCCCGTCCTCGGTCCGGAATCCGAAGCCGCGCAGCGCATCTCCTACGCCTTCTTCAAGGCCGCCCCCGACAAATACGAGGACTTCCACCGCGCGCTGATGGGCTCAGGTTCGCGGGCGACCGAAGCCACCGCCCGCGCCGTGGCGGCATCGCTCGGCGTCGACGATCTGGCGATCGACAAGGCCATCGCGGACTATCCGGCGGAAGAAGCCCTTCAGGAGCATTTCGGCCTTGCGGGAGCCCTTGGCGTATCCGGCACCCCGTCCTATATCGTCGGCGACGTCATGCTGCCCGGCGCGGTCGGCGCCGACCGCATTCAGGAAACCATCGATAATATCCGCGCCTGCGGCAAGGGCGTATGCTCTTGA
- the aroQ gene encoding type II 3-dehydroquinate dehydratase produces the protein MTRAIFVLNGPNLNLLGQREPGIYGDMTLGAIEAECRKLGEELGLAVDFRQTNHEGVLVDWLHEANEKASGVAINPGAYGHTSIALHDAIRAIAVPVVELHISNIHAREAFRHKSMISPAVKGVVFGFGQDSYLLALRALKTLTE, from the coding sequence ATGACCCGCGCGATCTTCGTCCTCAACGGACCCAATCTCAATCTGCTCGGCCAGCGCGAGCCCGGCATCTACGGTGATATGACCCTTGGAGCGATTGAGGCTGAATGCCGCAAACTTGGCGAAGAACTCGGTCTTGCAGTGGACTTCCGCCAGACCAATCATGAGGGCGTGCTTGTCGACTGGCTTCACGAGGCCAACGAGAAGGCATCCGGCGTCGCCATCAATCCCGGCGCCTACGGGCACACATCCATTGCGCTTCACGACGCGATCCGCGCCATTGCCGTGCCCGTCGTGGAACTCCATATCTCCAACATCCATGCCCGTGAGGCGTTTCGCCACAAGAGCATGATATCGCCAGCGGTGAAGGGGGTTGTCTTTGGCTTCGGACAGGACAGCTACCTTCTGGCGCTACGCGCTCTCAAGACCCTCACGGAATAA
- the accB gene encoding acetyl-CoA carboxylase biotin carboxyl carrier protein translates to MAEQKKAVDAKLVRELAVILNDTELTEIEVEQDGLRIRVAREVMAAPQQMMHYAPAPSAAPAAPASAVAAEPVVVAAPKHDNAIKAPMVGTVYLAPAPGARPFIEVGANVKEGQTLLIIEAMKTMNQIPAPKSGKIVEILVDDAQPVEYDEALVVIE, encoded by the coding sequence ATGGCAGAACAGAAGAAGGCTGTTGACGCGAAGCTCGTGCGTGAACTGGCGGTGATACTCAACGATACCGAACTGACGGAAATCGAGGTCGAGCAGGACGGATTGCGCATCCGGGTCGCGCGTGAGGTGATGGCCGCCCCGCAGCAGATGATGCACTATGCCCCTGCCCCGTCCGCCGCTCCGGCAGCGCCCGCTTCCGCCGTCGCCGCCGAACCGGTTGTCGTCGCAGCGCCAAAGCATGACAATGCGATCAAGGCGCCGATGGTCGGCACGGTCTATCTCGCGCCCGCACCCGGCGCCCGCCCCTTCATCGAAGTCGGCGCCAACGTCAAGGAAGGCCAGACGCTGCTGATCATCGAGGCAATGAAGACGATGAACCAGATCCCCGCGCCCAAGAGCGGCAAGATCGTGGAAATCCTCGTCGATGACGCCCAACCGGTCGAGTACGACGAAGCCCTCGTCGTCATCGAATAA